Proteins from a single region of Aureibacter tunicatorum:
- a CDS encoding InlB B-repeat-containing protein: MIKRVLLLMAIFACVGAGKANAQFVDIPDGVFEQKLIDLGYDDVKDGKVLASNIANVTELDLSNEEDATDEEKISDLTGISGFNSLAILKFNYNNVETLDLENMRNLKEVYGNYNKLESIENLDDAVDLEKLYLTNNSKLTELDVTKNLKLTHLYINDTKIFRLDLLENTELVSLECVNTILHYLDLSSNQKLSHCRVPEDTWFQILASNPKYWILPAETENGTITRSSRRVEMLDGYYVRITPDEGYAIKEVFINNVSYGDKDYIYKGRVESDQHVRAIFSKEHNVIVEEADNGTIEVSKNKVLDNENVVVIVTPDAGYAVEKILVNGESVGSKYAYNIENVLENQIITAVFVEIPAPAETFDIAVVDSDNGVVTSNKENVQKEEDAAITITPNEGYSIKDVLVNNKSVGAVSNYTISDIEMNYIVSGVFAKEYVAEVEETVNGSVTINENKVFEGENIIVTVNPDEGYIIEDILVNGVSVGNACAYIIENVDSDQTITVKFKEDENTVFYDIKTEQTSNGNIEINKDKVPAGENSSFVVTIEPDAGYGLKELLVNDQPIDLSTGVKSSSRATSGVKWTFVVTGVESETTVKAIFAKQFAVNINPSNNGTVTANNLEPLEEDNVVLTITPNDDYVIKDVKVNDVSVGAVSEYTIENITADQNVVVEFEEAEDLTSILEVASVNIHPNPVVDVVNVDGVTPGSIISVVDLQGKEVKSLKAISSDAKVDLSNLASGVYVIRINGQGSWKVVKQ, encoded by the coding sequence ATGATTAAAAGAGTACTTTTATTGATGGCGATTTTTGCTTGTGTAGGAGCAGGAAAAGCAAATGCTCAATTCGTTGACATTCCAGATGGAGTATTTGAGCAAAAGCTTATTGATTTGGGCTATGATGATGTTAAAGATGGAAAAGTTCTTGCATCAAATATAGCGAATGTGACAGAGCTTGATTTGTCAAATGAGGAAGATGCGACAGATGAAGAAAAAATATCAGACCTAACAGGTATTAGCGGATTCAATAGCTTAGCTATATTGAAATTCAACTATAATAATGTCGAGACATTGGATCTTGAAAATATGAGGAATCTAAAAGAGGTGTATGGGAATTACAACAAATTAGAGAGTATTGAAAATTTAGACGACGCTGTTGATTTAGAAAAATTATATTTAACTAATAACTCAAAATTAACAGAATTAGATGTTACAAAAAACCTTAAGCTAACTCACTTATACATTAATGATACTAAAATATTTCGTTTAGATCTTCTTGAGAATACAGAATTGGTGAGTTTGGAGTGTGTAAACACCATTCTTCATTATTTAGATTTGTCAAGTAATCAAAAACTTAGTCATTGTAGAGTTCCAGAGGATACTTGGTTTCAGATTTTAGCTTCAAACCCTAAGTATTGGATATTGCCAGCCGAGACTGAGAATGGGACAATCACTAGAAGTTCTCGAAGAGTTGAAATGTTGGATGGTTACTATGTGAGAATAACTCCTGATGAAGGTTATGCAATTAAAGAAGTTTTTATTAACAATGTAAGCTACGGTGATAAAGACTATATTTATAAAGGAAGGGTTGAATCTGATCAACATGTTAGAGCTATCTTTTCTAAGGAACATAATGTTATCGTTGAAGAAGCAGATAATGGAACAATTGAAGTGAGCAAGAACAAAGTTTTGGATAATGAAAACGTAGTGGTAATAGTAACTCCAGATGCTGGTTATGCAGTTGAAAAAATATTAGTAAATGGGGAGAGCGTAGGTTCAAAATATGCTTATAACATAGAAAATGTATTGGAAAACCAGATCATTACCGCTGTATTTGTTGAAATCCCTGCACCAGCAGAAACCTTTGATATTGCTGTTGTAGATTCGGACAATGGCGTTGTTACTTCAAATAAAGAAAATGTTCAAAAAGAAGAGGATGCGGCAATTACCATAACTCCAAATGAAGGATACTCAATAAAGGATGTTTTGGTAAATAATAAAAGCGTTGGCGCGGTTTCAAATTATACAATCTCGGATATTGAAATGAATTATATCGTATCTGGAGTTTTTGCGAAGGAATATGTCGCGGAAGTTGAAGAAACGGTTAATGGTTCTGTGACAATTAATGAAAACAAGGTCTTTGAAGGAGAGAATATTATTGTGACAGTGAATCCAGATGAAGGGTATATTATAGAGGATATTTTGGTTAATGGTGTAAGTGTTGGAAATGCTTGTGCTTATATTATCGAGAATGTGGATTCGGATCAAACGATAACAGTCAAGTTTAAAGAAGATGAAAATACAGTTTTTTATGATATCAAGACTGAGCAAACATCAAATGGTAATATTGAAATTAACAAGGACAAGGTGCCTGCAGGAGAAAATTCATCTTTCGTAGTTACTATTGAGCCGGATGCTGGCTATGGATTAAAAGAGCTTTTAGTGAATGATCAGCCTATTGATTTGAGCACGGGCGTTAAGTCAAGTTCTCGTGCAACTTCAGGAGTGAAGTGGACTTTTGTGGTTACTGGAGTTGAAAGCGAGACTACTGTCAAAGCTATTTTTGCCAAGCAATTTGCAGTGAATATCAACCCTTCTAATAATGGAACTGTTACTGCGAACAATTTAGAACCTTTGGAAGAGGATAATGTAGTTTTGACAATTACTCCTAATGACGACTATGTTATTAAAGATGTGAAGGTAAATGATGTAAGCGTTGGTGCTGTATCTGAATATACTATAGAAAATATTACAGCGGATCAAAATGTTGTGGTTGAATTTGAAGAGGCTGAGGATCTTACTTCAATTCTAGAAGTTGCTTCTGTAAATATTCATCCTAACCCTGTTGTTGATGTTGTTAATGTTGACGGGGTGACTCCTGGATCGATAATTTCGGTTGTAGATTTACAAGGCAAGGAGGTTAAATCGCTTAAAGCTATTAGCTCTGATGCGAAAGTAGATCTTTCAAATTTGGCTTCTGGTGTTTATGTCATCAGAATCAATGGCCAAGGTAGCTGGAAAGTAGTTAAGCAATAA
- a CDS encoding NAD(P)-binding domain-containing protein has translation MKDKRNKTISILGCGWLGLPLAERFAQESFNVKGSTTTQEKLEKIQEAGGKAFIVEISDIEVKGNDLNDFFDADIIIVNFPPRRRADIEENYPAQFEAMLPWLVKKPDLKVLLVSSTSVYPNLNQKVDENFEGIPQKSSGKALLKVENMLKSHKGEHMTVLRLAGLIGPERLPGRFLAGKKSLKNGNVPVNVIHRDDCLEIISQIVEQDAWGKTYNGCALNHPIRKDYYQKAAEAIGLEPPEFADEDEVSYKIVDGSKVLKELDITLKYPDPEKIS, from the coding sequence ATGAAAGATAAGAGAAATAAAACAATATCTATTTTAGGCTGCGGTTGGTTGGGATTGCCCTTGGCGGAAAGGTTTGCCCAAGAGAGCTTCAATGTCAAAGGAAGCACTACAACGCAAGAGAAACTGGAAAAAATTCAGGAAGCTGGCGGAAAGGCGTTTATAGTTGAAATATCAGATATTGAAGTAAAAGGGAATGATTTGAATGATTTTTTTGATGCTGATATTATAATTGTCAATTTTCCGCCAAGAAGAAGAGCGGATATCGAAGAGAACTATCCAGCCCAATTTGAGGCCATGTTGCCATGGCTGGTTAAAAAGCCCGATCTAAAGGTGTTGTTGGTAAGCTCTACTTCCGTATATCCTAATTTAAATCAAAAAGTCGATGAAAACTTTGAGGGTATCCCTCAGAAAAGCTCGGGAAAAGCTTTGTTGAAAGTCGAGAATATGCTGAAATCCCATAAAGGCGAACATATGACAGTTTTGAGGTTGGCGGGACTGATTGGACCGGAAAGGCTTCCCGGAAGGTTTTTGGCGGGAAAAAAGTCACTTAAAAATGGCAATGTACCGGTCAATGTTATTCATAGAGACGATTGTCTTGAAATTATAAGTCAAATAGTGGAACAAGATGCTTGGGGCAAGACATATAATGGATGCGCTCTGAATCATCCAATACGAAAAGATTATTACCAAAAGGCTGCCGAAGCTATTGGACTTGAGCCTCCAGAGTTTGCTGATGAAGACGAAGTTTCTTATAAAATTGTGGATGGAAGCAAAGTATTGAAGGAATTGGACATTACGTTAAAATATCCGGACCCTGAAAAAATTTCATAA
- a CDS encoding head GIN domain-containing protein — MKKNSKGLVWAAATLVIVLAASGSILANFFWNVEKIKGNGVLKTEERSVRGFSALTASNGLDVFVKNGSVGKVVVETDENLHEIIKTEVSGSTLKIYTTKNITRSEAKKITVYVNQNTLKSIKISSAADLVSDVLMTAKSLDISASSSADFVGEVKVDDLKLSMSSSADIKIKGSATKAKINGSSSGDLDAEGLLVQECTINSSSSSDAKLNIVKALVAHVSSSGEVEVKGRADKAEISVSSGGGFKGYSFKVKECEAKASSGGDIQVYVLDNLDASASSGGDITFKGNPTKVSKNKSSGGSIDQDN; from the coding sequence ATGAAAAAGAACAGTAAAGGTTTAGTATGGGCCGCGGCAACGTTGGTAATTGTTTTGGCCGCTTCGGGAAGTATTTTAGCCAATTTTTTTTGGAATGTAGAAAAAATTAAGGGAAATGGCGTGTTGAAGACTGAGGAAAGATCTGTCAGAGGTTTTAGCGCATTAACCGCAAGCAATGGATTAGATGTTTTTGTAAAAAACGGAAGCGTAGGTAAAGTAGTCGTTGAGACAGACGAGAATCTTCATGAAATCATAAAAACGGAAGTGTCTGGCAGCACTCTTAAGATTTATACTACTAAGAATATCACACGCTCTGAGGCAAAGAAAATCACGGTGTATGTCAATCAAAACACATTGAAAAGCATAAAAATAAGTTCTGCTGCTGATTTGGTGTCGGATGTTCTGATGACAGCTAAAAGCTTGGATATATCCGCTTCCAGCTCTGCGGATTTTGTTGGAGAAGTGAAAGTGGATGATTTGAAATTGTCAATGTCAAGTTCTGCGGATATCAAAATCAAAGGAAGCGCTACTAAGGCGAAAATCAATGGCTCAAGCAGCGGAGATCTTGATGCTGAAGGCTTGTTGGTGCAAGAATGCACAATCAATTCTTCGTCGAGCTCCGACGCTAAGCTTAATATCGTAAAGGCTTTGGTCGCTCATGTTTCTTCAAGTGGAGAAGTGGAAGTGAAAGGCAGAGCTGACAAAGCTGAAATCAGCGTTTCAAGCGGAGGTGGTTTCAAAGGGTATTCATTCAAGGTGAAAGAATGCGAAGCCAAAGCTTCATCAGGCGGAGATATACAAGTTTATGTTTTGGATAATTTGGATGCCAGCGCAAGCTCAGGAGGAGATATCACATTCAAAGGTAACCCTACAAAAGTATCCAAAAACAAATCTTCAGGAGGAAGCATTGACCAAGATAATTAA
- the proC gene encoding pyrroline-5-carboxylate reductase gives MKDTSISIIGGGNLGSSIASGLLASGIFSHQKIHITRRNLEKLQNLADQGAVTGNNNVWAVENADIVILAVKPFKLMEILQEISPALTKDKIIVSVVSGVGIQEIEEALPMQIPLFRAMPNTAISIKESMTCISSLNATKAQEEAVMNIFNQLGKVVKIGEEHMDAATVLGACGIAYALRFIRAASQGGIEIGFSAEVSQLIASQTVMGAAKLLLEQGKHPEEEIDKVTTPKGCTIAGLNEMEFQGFSSSLVRGILASYEKLQ, from the coding sequence ATGAAAGATACAAGCATTTCCATCATCGGAGGAGGAAACTTGGGTTCGTCCATCGCCTCGGGGTTACTAGCCTCGGGAATATTCTCACATCAAAAAATACATATCACCAGAAGAAACTTGGAGAAGCTTCAAAACTTGGCAGACCAAGGAGCTGTAACTGGCAACAACAATGTATGGGCGGTGGAGAATGCCGACATTGTGATTCTTGCTGTCAAGCCTTTTAAGCTTATGGAAATCTTGCAAGAAATCTCGCCTGCATTGACCAAAGACAAAATCATCGTCTCAGTGGTTTCGGGAGTTGGAATACAAGAAATCGAAGAAGCATTGCCTATGCAAATTCCACTTTTCAGAGCAATGCCCAATACTGCCATTTCCATCAAGGAATCCATGACATGCATATCATCCTTGAATGCTACAAAAGCCCAAGAGGAAGCTGTCATGAACATTTTCAATCAATTAGGCAAAGTTGTTAAAATCGGAGAAGAGCACATGGATGCCGCTACAGTGCTGGGAGCATGCGGGATCGCCTATGCGTTACGATTCATAAGAGCTGCCTCGCAAGGCGGTATAGAAATTGGGTTCAGCGCTGAGGTCTCCCAATTGATCGCTTCGCAAACAGTAATGGGCGCCGCCAAACTCTTATTGGAACAAGGAAAACATCCCGAGGAAGAAATCGATAAAGTTACTACTCCCAAAGGATGTACTATCGCCGGACTTAATGAAATGGAGTTCCAAGGTTTCAGCTCTTCCCTTGTAAGAGGCATATTGGCATCTTATGAAAAACTTCAATAA
- a CDS encoding SDR family oxidoreductase produces MNLDLKGRTALVCGASGGIGRSIAKELADLGARVVLFARNREKLEEVKLALNDSFGQIHGLLVADFDNIEQVEEQIDGFLSKEGQVDILVNNSGGPSPGPVFDAGIEEFEIGFRRLLLIAQLLTQKAVPHMKQAKYGRVINIVSTSVRVPIAGLGVSNTIRGAVAGWAKTMANELGPYGITVNNILPGMTDTDRLRSLVISRAEDSGESIKEVEKSMLSKIPAGRFGDPKETAYAAGFLASPSASFINGVNLPVDGGQIPSI; encoded by the coding sequence ATGAATTTGGATTTGAAAGGCAGGACCGCATTGGTTTGCGGAGCAAGCGGAGGTATAGGAAGAAGCATTGCGAAGGAGCTGGCGGATTTGGGAGCTAGAGTAGTTCTTTTCGCCAGAAATAGAGAAAAGCTTGAAGAGGTAAAGTTGGCTTTGAATGACTCATTTGGCCAAATTCATGGATTGCTTGTTGCTGATTTTGACAATATTGAGCAAGTGGAAGAACAGATTGACGGTTTTTTGTCAAAAGAAGGCCAAGTGGACATTTTAGTGAATAATTCAGGGGGACCATCTCCTGGACCTGTATTCGATGCCGGCATTGAAGAATTTGAAATCGGATTTCGTCGATTATTGCTAATTGCTCAATTATTGACTCAAAAGGCAGTTCCTCATATGAAACAAGCTAAATATGGAAGAGTGATCAATATTGTTTCCACTTCTGTAAGAGTTCCTATCGCTGGTTTGGGAGTATCCAATACAATTAGAGGAGCAGTAGCCGGTTGGGCGAAAACAATGGCTAATGAACTTGGGCCTTATGGCATTACGGTAAATAATATTTTGCCGGGAATGACGGATACCGATAGATTGAGATCCTTGGTGATCTCAAGAGCGGAAGACAGTGGCGAGAGCATCAAAGAAGTGGAAAAATCAATGCTGTCCAAAATTCCAGCGGGAAGGTTTGGCGACCCAAAAGAAACAGCTTATGCGGCGGGCTTCTTGGCTTCTCCATCAGCTTCGTTTATCAATGGTGTTAATTTGCCTGTCGACGGCGGACAAATTCCTTCCATTTAG
- a CDS encoding asparagine synthetase B family protein produces MSGINLLANLHQVDEKGIRSMNASVSHGEGSNFQIKKIRNTYLHIGAEIVSSKDSSKPIEQPLTSDDEMDFLAFEGELFNSFDLKNELIAKGVTFKSSSDAEVVLHALREFGLEVIGRFNGTYSLCYLDARMERVVLARDPHGIKPLYYFHNGVDFACASSSIKGVLASGNIAKEIDRKQVNHFLQFGFTEPSKTVYKDVFEVPRGSCMVLENWDEVKSYRFVSSEEKVEINDEINDEQLQQKFEDLLLDSISQSQAFRQDFGVLFDGTIQAALMMSLGHKHGIIPTQMFSISYGDEKSDEIIANMAYDLRTSNRAIELDKENRTLFYDYVRSMDQPVSDKNSFINYLISLKATDYVKYAWSSDGGAELTGGYGRDWAFYLYLSNYKNMVNYLPMLKKGAKYLPSALDFAFGGTITYIKKYANKIDPDPALTYHNLVSDNTLNLFEMPDSGIVSDPESPEFIESNLAKLIEFERGANLERSVLPINQAVYNQMNLELRLPYLDKQLSGFLKSIPEMKFFEQGRNWLFERTIRHTGLEKYLSYLKPNPVFPIGNMIKSNMFKKVLEDLKESKGKIYEYVDIKQAENIIMEHRAEQADHSEIIWRMLVLMIWLEEVS; encoded by the coding sequence ATGAGTGGAATCAATTTACTAGCCAACCTTCATCAGGTTGATGAAAAAGGAATCAGAAGCATGAATGCCTCTGTTTCTCATGGAGAAGGGTCAAATTTTCAAATTAAGAAGATACGAAACACCTATTTGCATATAGGGGCGGAAATAGTTTCTTCAAAAGATTCTTCAAAGCCTATTGAGCAGCCATTGACGAGCGATGACGAGATGGATTTTTTAGCTTTCGAAGGAGAGCTTTTCAATTCTTTTGATTTGAAAAATGAACTGATAGCCAAGGGTGTGACATTCAAGTCCAGTTCTGATGCTGAAGTGGTATTGCATGCTTTGCGAGAGTTTGGATTGGAAGTGATAGGGAGATTCAACGGGACTTATTCATTATGCTATTTGGATGCTAGGATGGAAAGAGTCGTATTGGCTAGGGATCCGCATGGGATCAAACCACTATATTATTTTCATAATGGAGTTGATTTCGCTTGCGCTTCTTCATCAATCAAAGGAGTGTTGGCTTCCGGTAATATCGCTAAAGAGATCGATCGCAAGCAAGTGAATCATTTTCTTCAATTTGGGTTTACCGAGCCATCCAAGACAGTGTATAAAGATGTGTTTGAGGTCCCTAGAGGCAGTTGCATGGTTTTGGAGAATTGGGATGAAGTCAAATCTTATCGATTTGTGAGCAGCGAGGAAAAAGTTGAGATCAATGATGAAATCAATGACGAGCAATTGCAACAAAAATTCGAGGATCTCTTGCTGGATTCGATTTCGCAAAGCCAAGCTTTTCGTCAAGATTTCGGCGTTCTGTTTGATGGCACCATACAAGCGGCTTTGATGATGTCGCTGGGGCATAAGCACGGTATTATTCCTACCCAAATGTTTTCGATCAGCTACGGAGATGAAAAATCGGATGAAATAATCGCCAACATGGCTTATGATCTTAGGACAAGCAATAGAGCGATAGAGTTGGATAAGGAAAATAGGACGCTGTTTTACGATTACGTGAGATCCATGGATCAACCGGTTAGCGATAAAAATTCATTTATAAATTACTTGATATCCTTGAAAGCTACGGATTATGTGAAGTATGCTTGGTCAAGTGACGGAGGAGCTGAGTTGACGGGAGGGTATGGAAGGGATTGGGCCTTTTACTTATATCTTTCCAATTACAAGAATATGGTGAATTACCTTCCAATGCTAAAGAAAGGCGCTAAATATTTGCCTTCGGCTTTGGACTTCGCTTTTGGAGGAACTATCACTTATATCAAGAAATACGCGAATAAAATCGATCCTGACCCTGCTTTGACTTATCATAATCTTGTTTCCGACAATACGTTGAATTTGTTTGAAATGCCGGATAGCGGGATTGTTTCCGACCCTGAAAGTCCTGAGTTTATTGAGTCGAATCTAGCTAAATTGATTGAATTTGAGAGAGGAGCGAATCTTGAGAGATCCGTGCTTCCAATTAATCAAGCTGTGTATAATCAAATGAATCTGGAGCTTCGCTTGCCTTACTTGGACAAGCAACTGTCGGGATTTTTGAAGAGCATACCTGAAATGAAGTTTTTTGAGCAGGGCCGAAACTGGCTTTTTGAAAGAACGATAAGGCATACAGGCCTTGAAAAATATTTGTCCTATTTAAAGCCCAATCCGGTTTTCCCAATCGGAAATATGATCAAATCAAACATGTTCAAGAAAGTCTTGGAGGATTTGAAAGAATCGAAGGGCAAGATCTACGAGTATGTAGATATCAAGCAAGCGGAGAATATAATCATGGAGCACAGGGCTGAGCAAGCGGATCATTCGGAAATTATTTGGCGCATGCTTGTGCTAATGATTTGGCTTGAGGAAGTGTCTTGA
- the mdh gene encoding malate dehydrogenase, which translates to MAKVTVVGAGNVGATAADVLAYREIANEVVLVDIKDGFAEGKALDIWQKSPINLYDTRTVGSTNDYSKTADSDVVIITSGLPRKPGMSRDDLISTNAGIVKSVTENVIKHSPEAIIIIVSNPLDVMTYQAHITSQFPRTKVMGMAGILDTARYKAFLAEALDVSPKDIQAVLMGGHGDTMVPLPRYTTVGGIPVTELIDNDTLEAIVQRTKTGGGELVKLMGTSAWYAPGSASAQMAEAIIKDQKRVFPVCVKLEGEYGIDNCYLGVPVVLGKNGIEKIIELDLNEDEMALLKSSEKAVREVMNVLDNK; encoded by the coding sequence ATGGCAAAAGTAACAGTAGTTGGCGCTGGTAACGTAGGAGCTACGGCAGCTGACGTTTTAGCTTACAGAGAGATCGCGAACGAAGTTGTGTTGGTGGATATCAAGGATGGTTTCGCTGAAGGTAAAGCTTTAGACATCTGGCAAAAGTCACCTATCAATCTTTATGACACTCGCACGGTAGGTTCTACTAACGACTACTCAAAAACAGCTGACTCTGACGTTGTGATCATCACTTCAGGTTTGCCAAGAAAACCTGGAATGTCTCGCGACGATTTGATTTCAACAAATGCTGGTATCGTAAAATCAGTTACTGAAAATGTAATCAAGCATTCTCCAGAGGCTATCATCATCATCGTATCAAATCCTCTTGATGTGATGACTTATCAAGCGCACATCACTTCTCAGTTCCCAAGAACTAAAGTAATGGGTATGGCTGGTATCCTTGATACTGCAAGATACAAGGCATTCTTGGCTGAAGCTCTTGATGTATCTCCTAAAGATATTCAAGCGGTGCTAATGGGCGGACATGGCGATACTATGGTTCCTCTTCCAAGATACACTACTGTAGGTGGTATTCCTGTGACTGAGCTTATCGACAACGATACTTTGGAAGCGATCGTTCAAAGAACGAAAACTGGAGGTGGAGAGCTTGTTAAGCTTATGGGTACTTCTGCATGGTACGCTCCAGGTTCTGCATCTGCTCAAATGGCTGAAGCTATCATCAAGGACCAAAAGAGAGTATTCCCAGTATGCGTGAAGCTAGAAGGCGAGTATGGCATCGATAACTGCTACTTGGGTGTTCCTGTAGTATTAGGTAAGAATGGTATCGAGAAGATCATCGAGCTTGACCTGAACGAAGATGAAATGGCATTGCTTAAGAGCTCTGAGAAAGCTGTTCGCGAAGTAATGAATGTATTGGATAACAAGTAA
- a CDS encoding acyl-CoA desaturase, translating into MTACIVFFILHWYSSLFFQTFFLHRYAAHAAFTMSKPMEKLFFVLTWLFQGSNYLSAYGYGVMHRMHHAFADTEKDPHSPKYDESLFKMMWRTKTIYSDITNGTYKEPIDETFTKGVPKWDAFDKLARSRVSRILWGILYVAFYYHYATEWWLYLLLPIHFLMSPIHGAIINWFAHIYGYTNHKVNDTSKNLLPFDFLMMGESYHNNHHHNGSKANFGEKWHEVDPTYIFIWIFDKIGIIKLRRAKGIKVNKLDKQAA; encoded by the coding sequence ATGACCGCTTGTATAGTTTTCTTCATACTACACTGGTATTCGTCGCTGTTCTTTCAGACCTTCTTTTTGCATAGGTACGCAGCGCATGCGGCTTTTACCATGTCCAAACCCATGGAAAAACTTTTCTTTGTTTTGACATGGTTATTTCAAGGCTCAAACTACTTGAGCGCCTATGGTTACGGAGTCATGCACAGAATGCACCATGCATTTGCTGACACGGAAAAAGATCCTCACTCACCAAAATACGATGAGTCGCTATTTAAAATGATGTGGAGAACAAAAACGATCTATTCTGATATCACAAACGGCACATACAAAGAGCCTATTGACGAGACTTTTACCAAAGGGGTTCCAAAATGGGACGCGTTTGACAAGCTTGCAAGAAGCAGAGTTTCAAGAATATTATGGGGTATATTGTATGTCGCTTTTTATTATCACTACGCGACAGAATGGTGGTTGTACCTATTGTTGCCAATACATTTCTTAATGTCTCCGATACATGGAGCCATCATCAATTGGTTCGCGCATATATATGGCTATACAAACCACAAAGTGAATGACACATCCAAAAACTTGTTGCCGTTTGACTTCCTGATGATGGGCGAAAGCTACCACAATAACCACCACCATAATGGAAGCAAAGCAAACTTTGGCGAAAAATGGCATGAAGTGGATCCGACATATATTTTCATTTGGATATTTGACAAGATTGGAATTATCAAACTTAGAAGAGCCAAAGGGATAAAAGTCAATAAACTAGACAAGCAAGCAGCTTAA
- a CDS encoding bestrophin family protein, whose protein sequence is MLLKKGIPYSYLFGIIKVEIAYVAIFMILFFSFHNFFASEYSIPLAIPGVLGTSISLILGFRTSQAYSRWWEARIVWGAIVNDSRALVRELACFTNVAEVKTPKSRIDEIVNLQIAWCHLLGQSLRKRIEPEYWESYLDQEQKERLEVHDNKPNLLLLMISEKIHLLKKGNHINYYHQVQMDWTVNRLSESMGKCERIKNTVFPTTYCMMVHIFIYAFIFVLPFGLAKTMGWEMYPLIFGVACIFFLIEKIGMQLQDPFENSGTDTPMTSLARTIERNVLQMTNREKIPAPITSDTFFIN, encoded by the coding sequence ATGTTGCTTAAAAAGGGGATACCATATTCATATCTGTTTGGAATTATTAAGGTTGAAATAGCTTATGTAGCGATATTTATGATCTTGTTTTTCTCATTTCATAATTTTTTTGCTTCGGAATATTCTATTCCCTTGGCTATTCCGGGAGTCTTAGGCACGTCAATTTCATTGATCTTGGGATTTAGAACTTCTCAAGCTTATTCAAGGTGGTGGGAAGCGAGAATTGTTTGGGGAGCAATAGTCAATGACTCAAGGGCATTGGTCAGGGAATTGGCATGTTTCACAAATGTCGCTGAAGTTAAAACTCCAAAGTCGAGAATTGATGAGATCGTCAACTTGCAAATCGCGTGGTGCCATTTATTAGGCCAGAGTTTAAGAAAAAGAATAGAGCCGGAGTATTGGGAGTCGTATCTCGATCAGGAGCAAAAAGAAAGGCTGGAAGTTCATGACAACAAGCCTAATTTGTTGTTATTGATGATAAGCGAGAAGATTCATCTGTTGAAAAAAGGCAATCATATCAATTACTATCATCAAGTGCAAATGGATTGGACTGTGAACAGACTTTCGGAATCCATGGGCAAATGCGAACGAATAAAGAATACTGTGTTCCCCACGACATATTGCATGATGGTTCATATTTTTATTTACGCGTTTATATTCGTATTGCCCTTTGGCTTGGCCAAAACCATGGGGTGGGAAATGTATCCACTGATCTTCGGAGTTGCTTGCATCTTTTTCTTGATAGAAAAGATTGGAATGCAATTGCAGGACCCATTTGAGAATTCAGGAACTGATACGCCTATGACATCATTGGCAAGGACTATTGAGAGAAATGTTTTGCAGATGACCAATCGTGAAAAAATTCCAGCGCCTATAACATCAGACACCTTTTTTATTAATTAA